From Halorientalis litorea:
CGACGACGACGCGTGGTGCGTCGAGTGCCACGCCGACACCGCCGTACAGCCGCTCGCGGGCGAGCGAGAGGTTCTGGAAGCCGAAGTGAAGACGCGCGCCAGCCGCCACCCTCGCGGTCATGGGGAGACGTAACCACCGGGTCGGCAAGGAGGTTGCGGCAGCGGCCGTCTGTGCGGTCAGTCGGCGGCGAGTCGCTCGCTATGTCGGGTGGTGAGAACCGCATCACAGACGGGGCAGACGTACGTCTCGCGGCCCGCCGACGTGCGGACCTCCCAGTCGCCAGTGACGTGGCTCTCGTGGCCACAGTCGGGGCAGAACAGCACCGCTTTCGGGCGTTGGTCGGCCGTCGGTTCGGATGGGGGAGCCATCACGAGGTACTACGTGCTGGACAGGGAAAGGGTTCTCGTATTTCGGCTTCTCACGCCGTGTGCGACCAGTACGCACGTCAACGACGGCCGCGTACTCGGTCACACGGGCACCGCTTTCACGGGCATCGCCCCGTGCAGAGTCCGGGGAGTCGCCCAATCCGGGATGTTAAAGCCGCGGGGCCGCAACCCATCGGATATGAGCCAGCAACACGACCAGCGACCGGAGTCCGGGAAACCCGACGACCTCCCGAGCAACGAGGTGACGGAGGGTCCCGACAAGGCCCCACACCGCGCGATGTTCCGCGCGATGGGCTACGACGACGAGGACCTCTCCTCGCCGATGGTCGGCGTCGCCAACCCCGCCGCGGACATCACGCCCTGTAACGTCCACCTCGACGACGTGGCAAATTCCGCCTACGAAGGCATCGACGAGGGCGCGGGGATGCCAATCGAGTTCGGGACCATCACTATCTCCGACGCCATCTCGATGGGTCACGAGGGCATGAAGGCCTCGCTGATCTCGCGGGAAGTCATCGCCGATTCAGTGGAACTCGTCGCCTTCGGCGAGCGCATGGACGGCCTCGTGACGATCGGCGGTTGTGACAAGAACATGCCGGGGATGATGATGGCGTCCATCCGCACGGACCTGCCCAGCGTCTTCCTCTACGGCGGGTCGATCATGCCCGGCGAACACGAGGGGCGGGAAATCACGATCCAGAACATGTTCGAGGGCGTCGGCGCGGTCGCCACCGGCGAGATGACCGAAGACGAACTCGACGAGATGGAGCGCAACGCTTGTCCCGGCGCGGGGGCCTGTGGCGGGATGTTCACCGCCAACACGATGGCCTCCATCTCGGAAGCGCTGGGCTTTGCACCCCTCGGTTCGGCCTCGCCGCCCGCCGAGAACGAGAGTCGCTACGATGTCGCCCGCGAGGCTGGCGAACTCGCCGTCGAGGTCGTCCGCGAGCGCCGCAAGCCCTCCGATTTCCTCACCCGGGAGTCCTTCGAGAACGCCATCGCCCTGCAGGTCGCGGTCGGTGGCTCGACCAACGCCGTCCTCCACCTGCTGGCGATGGCCGCCGAGGCGGGCATCGACCTCGATATCGAGGACTTCAACCGAATCAGCCGTCAGACGCCGAAAATCGCCAACCTCCAGCCCGGCGGCGAGCGGGTGATGAACGACCTCCACGAGGTCGGTGGCGTCCCGGTCGTCCTCAAGGAACTGCTGGACGCCGGCCACCTCCACGGCGACGCTCTCACCGTGACGGGCAACACGCTCGGCGAGGAACTCGACGCGTACGACCCGCCGGCCATCGCCGACCTCGACGCCGACTTCCTCCACACGGTCGCCGACCCCATCCACGAGCGGGGAGCCATCCGCATCCTCACGGGCAATCTCGCCCCCGAGGGTGCGGTCATCAAGATTACCGGCGAGGACCACCTCCACCACGAGGGACCGGTCCGCGTCTTCGAGGGCGAGGAGAACGCCATGCAGTACGTCCAGGAGGGCAACGTCGAGAGCGGCGACGTACTCTGCATCCGCAACGAGGGACCGCGCGGCGGCCCGGGGATGCGCGAGATGCTCGGCGTCACCTCCGCCGTCGCCGGGCAGGGGCACGCCGAGGACGTGGCACTGTTCACCGACGGCCGCTTCTCGGGCGCGACGCGTGGCTTCTCCATCGGGCACGTCGCCCCCGAAGCCTTCGTCGGCGGCCCCATCGCGGCACTCGAAGACGGTGACACCATCACCATCGACATCGACGACTTGGAGATGTCTGTCGACCTCAGCGAGGCGGAGCTCGAAGAGCGCCTCGACGCCCGCGACCAACCCGAACCGAACTACACGAACGGCGTGCTGGCGAAGTACGGCCAGACGTTCGACTCCGCGGCCAACGGCGCGGTGACCAATCCCGGCGCGAAACAGGACTAACTGGGGGACCGCTGGCGAACGGCGTGAGCCAGCGGCCGTTTTGATCCACCTTTTGCAAGGTTCACGAGACGCTTTACGTCTCGTTAGCAAACCAGAAATCGGAGATTTCTGGTGTGAGTGGGTCGTGACCAGCGGGAACGTCCCCGACGAAGTAAAAGGTGGTACTGGCGTGCTGGCGAAGTACGGCCAGATGTTCGACTCTGCGGCCAACGGCGCGGTGACCAATCCCGGCGCGAAACAGGACTAACTGCCCCACTGGCACAGTGAGCGCGGCGGTTTGCCAACGAGTTTCGGATGCGACGACAGGTCCAGTTACCCGATGGTACGAGCCAAGTAGCCAAGAGTACAAAAATAAGCTAGCCAGTTCGTGGTAAGTACAACAGCGACCGCACGTCAAGTTCCGCTGTCATGAGAGAGACGGAGACCATTCGTCCCGCCGTCACAACAGGGGTGTTCCCGTCGTGAGTCTCGAAGACCCGGAACCGGTTCGCCCACCCGCGAGCGACACCGGGGGCGGTGCGGTCGATTACGACGCACTCGCGGCACTGCTGGGTGAGGCAGTCATCGACCGTGAGGAGCACGTCAACGCCGAGGCGTTCGTCGTCCGCCCGGACGAGGTTCGGACGGTCCTCTCGACGCTCGCGGAGGAGGCCGGGTTCGACCACTGTTCCTGCGTCACAGCACAGGAGTACCCGGACCGCTACGAGACAATCTACCATCTGCGGAAGTACGACGACCCGACACAGGAGGTCGGCGTCGTCGTCCCGACGAGTACCGACGCCCCGGTCAGTCAGAGCGGGGAGGCGGTGTACCGCACGGCGGACTGGCACGAACGGGAGGCCTACGATTTGGTGGGCATCGAGTACGAGGGCCACCCGGACCTGCGCCGGATTCTGTTACCCGAGACGTGGCAGGGCCACCCGCTCTCGCGGGACTACAATCAGGAGCAACCGCAAATCGTCACGCTCCGGGAACACGCGAACCCGCTCGAAGACGACCACCCCGGGGACAGGGCGGACACGATGTTCCTCAACATCGGCCCGCATCACCCGTCCACGCACGGCGTCCTCCACCTGCGGACGGTGCTGGACGGCGAGCAGGTCGCCGACGTGGACCCGGACATCGGCTACATCCACCGCTGTGAGGAGCAGATGTGCCAGCAGTGTACGTACCGCCACCAGATTATGCCCTATCCCGACCGCTGGGACTGGGTGTCGTCGGGACTGCTCAACGAGTGGGCCTACGCCCGGGCGGCCGAGGACCTCGCGGACATCGACGTGCCCGAGTACGCGCAGGTCATCCGTACCTTGGGTGCCGAACTCTCGCGGATGGCGTCGCACATGGTCGCCGTCGGCACGTTCGCCTTGGACGTGGTGGGGGAGTTCACCGTCGTCTTCCAGTACGCGTTCCGTGACCGGGAACTCGTCCTCGACCTGTTGGAGGACCTCACCGGCCAGCGGATGATGTTCAACTACTTCCGCCTCGGCGGGGTGGCGTGGGACGTACCCGACCCCCGGGAGGCGTTCTTCGAGAAGACACGGGACTTCCTCGACGGCCTCCCGGAGAAGTTAGAGGAGTACCACACCCTGCTCTCCGGCAACGAGATATTCCAAGCCCGCTGTCTCGACGTTGGCGTCCTCGACCCGGACGTGGCCAAGACGTACGGCTGTACCGGGCCGGTCGCCCGCGGGTCCGGTATCGACTACGACCTGCGCCGGGACGACCCGTACGGCTACTATCCCGAACTCGACTGGGACGTGGTGACGGAACCGGACGGCGACGTGTACGCCCGCGTCCTCGTCCGCCTGCGCGAACTCGAAGAGTCGGCCCGCATCGTCCGGCAGTGCATCGACCTGCTCGAAGAGTGGCCGGAAGACGACCGAACGCTCCAGTCGAACGTCCCCCGGACGCTCAAGCCGGACCCGGACGCGGAGGTGTATCGCGCCGTCGAGGCCGCGAAGGGCGAACTCGGCATCTACATGCGCTCGGACGGCACCGACACGCCCGCGCGATTCAAGATTCGCAGTCCGTGCTTCTCGAACCTCCAAGCCCTCCCGGAGATGGCGGCGGGTGAGTTTATTCCGGACCTCGTCGCCACGCTCGGCAGTCTCGACACCATCATGGGCGAAGTCGACCGATAGGGACTCACCGTCCCGCGTGGGCACCTCGCCCCGGGGACTGTCGCACCCGCCGCGCTTGGACGACCACCCAGAGGCCGAGCAGGACCGCACCGACGAACTCCGGCACCGCGAAGTACGTCCACGTGTCGCCGTCGCCGGTGAACACGAGTGCCTCGGCGACCATCCACACCACCCACGCGAGGACGTGGACGTTCGCCATCCAGATGGAGGGGAGGCCGTGTTCGCCCCCGGTCCGTCGGACGAGAGCCGTCCCGTACACCCACAGCGTGACGGTCAACCCGAAGAACACCCCCAGCGCGGCGACGAAGTGGACTCCGGTAAACGGGCCGTCGAGGTAAGCGACGGCGACGCCGACGTTCGAGAGCATCGTCACCGCGAGCAAGCCGACGCCGACGCGTTCGAGTCGCGTCACCGTCTCGAACCACAGCACGACGGCGAATCCCACACCGAGCAGCCCCGCGACGAGGAGGCCCCCGTTGAACAGCGAGAAGGCTAGCTGGTCGGCCGTCGTCGCCGTGATGGGCGTCCCCGTCGCCTCGCCGATGCTCGACAGCGAGCGCGACTGCCACGAGAACAGCGGGTCCAGAACCGTCGAGAGGACGAGGAGGGCCAGCGACACCGGCGGGCCGACGTACCCGAGTGCCGCGAGCCGTCGCAGTCTATCGTTCATCGGCGACGGTTGTGCCGGACACCTGAAATAGTTGCCTGCCGCGTGCCCGTCGGGTCACTCTCCGAGTCCCGACTCGCCGGCCGCGACTGCCGTCCGGTACGCGTCCGACCCCCGGCGTGTCGCGGCGGGCGTCGGTTCGGGCGGGTCCGTGCCGTGGCTCTGTACCGACAGCTCCCAGTGTCCGACATCGTGCCACGCGTCGTGTTTGTACCCCACCCCGTGGTGCGTCCCGACGTGTTCGAACCCCACGGACTCGTGGAAGCCGACGCTCTCGGGGTTGGGGAGCGCGATGACCGCGTAGGCGTTGGCGTACCCGAGCAGTTCGAGGGCGGCGAGGAGCGAGGTGTACAGCCCCCGCGCGACACCGTGTCGCCGCCAGTCGGCGTGGACGTACACTGACACTTCGACCGACCACCGGTACGCCGCCCGCTCGCGGTACGGACTGGCGTAGGCGTACCCCACGACGGTCCCCTCGCGGGTACAGACCAGCCACGGGAACCGCGCCCGCTTGCGTTCGATTCGGGCCGCCATCTCCTCGCTGTCCGGTGGCTCCGTCTCGAAGGAGATGGCCGTCTCCCGGACCACCGGCGCGTAGATGTCCCGAACCGCCTCGGCGTCCGCGGCCGTTGCGGGTCTGAGCGTGAACGTCACTGTCCGGTGGATGGACGGCGGGCGGCATAAGCGTGGGTCGTCCGCTGGAGCGGCAGACGCTGCACCCTAATCTCTGTACCGATTCAGTGTCACGGCCGTTTGTAACAGTCACGCAGTCATCAGTTTAGTTGTAGGAAATTAACTGGTAACGGATGGTAGCTTTCCACAATGGTGATGGAAACAACACTTTTTCGTAACGGGACCATTGGCCCATATTGGCCATGCCAGTGGACGAGGATGGGCGACCATACATCGTAACGGATGATGGGATGACAGTGTATATAGATCAGAACGTCCCGGTGAAGGAGATGAAAGAGCACGATTTGGAGAGGCTTGCCGACACAGGGAGTGCCATCGCGGAGGAGGAGCGGCGGCGACGAGAGGAGAGGCGACACCAGCGAGAACTCGGCCTCTATCTCCAAGAGCGACGGCGGGACTACTAATTCTCGGCGGTAGGAAGTGGCCTCCTCGTTCAGGCCCGATGACGTTACATTGTCACCCCCGAGTTTGCTGTTCTTCTCTCGCTTAAACTTGACTTCTCCGTGACTCAGCACAGTCAGCCTGCTATCCCCCTGTCCAGAGGGCGCGTTCAGTTCCCCTGTACGGCGTCGATAACCATCGTCCCGGCGACGAGTGGCCCCACTGGAACCGAACTGGTGTCGGCAACCGTGATTTCGTACTGGTCGAACATCGCGAACTCGCCCTCGATAGACCCGATAGAGTCGCCCTCCGTGTCGGTTATCTCGTACTCGTGGGCGATCCACTGGCCGAGTGGGAGGACCTTTCGACCGAGCGTGACGAGCACGCCGCGTGAGTTGATTTCCGCGAGGAGCGAGCCGTCGTCGGCGTGGCGGACCCGCCACGTGTCTTGCAGGAGGGAAAAGTCGTTGTCGAGGACGAAAACGTCCTCTCCGGTGTGTCCGTCGGTGAGGACGTAGTCCCCGGCGATATCCCAACCGCTACTGGCCGTCACGATGAGAACCTCGGTTCCGTCGGCATCGACGAGCGGGAACCGACCCCTCTCTTCGTACATCTGGTACGTACCGCTGAGGACGGTGTCACCGGTGGCGTCCCGTGCCTCGTACTCGGGTCGGAAGTTCTCGTCCCGGCCAGTCTGCTCGACGGTGTACTGGCTACCGGAGAGATCGAGTGCCGTGAGTCCGCGTGTCTCTCCCGTCATGTATCCAGCCACACCTCCACGGCGATTAGCTCCCGAATCGGACCGGCCTGCAACAGGCCTACTGGAGGGGTCGTAGTTAGCACGAGTACCACGGCTCGATCGTATCGTCTCGGCGTAGCGTGAGGCCAATGTCTTTCAGTTCACAGTCGAAGTCGGCCGGCAGGTCGGGAGCGTACTGCCACGTCCGCGCGACTCCATCCGGGGTGAACGCGTGCACGCTCGACGGGGCCGTTTCGATAGCACCACGCGACCCCATCTTTTCGGGTCCGAGGGCGAAGACGCGGCTGAACAGCGTCGCACCTGCACCGTCTACGACGCGGACTGCTATCTCCGCCGCCGAATCGGTCCCGTTTTCCACACTGACTTCGATGGGTTCGTCGGTACTATCACTCCCCGAGAGAACGCCGTTACAGCCGGCAGTCGACACGAGCGTCATGCCCCCGAGAGTCGCGAGGACTCGTCGGCGGGATGAGCGGGTCGCTCTGCGGGTGGCCGAGAGACGGTCGGAGGGCATTGGTACGTGGAGGTGTGTGCGGCGGAATAACACTACCGGATGCCGTACGTCGTGATGTGGCTACGCACGTCACTGGGCGGCCGGGTTATCCGTCCGTGTCGTCGGCCGGTTCGCGCTGGACCACGAGGACGGGACCGAGAAACCGGTCGGCGACTTGGTCGGCCGGCATCCCGAACACGAACGTCGACAGGGAGGGGTCGGTCTCGCGACGGGGTCGCTCAACGCGGCACTGATGTTCACCATCGTCTCCGCGTGGATCGTCGCCCCGCTCATCGGCCTCGGAATCGGTGCCGTCATCGGCCGGTACGTCTACCCCCGGCTCGAGACGCGCCTGTCGTTCACCCGCCTCGAAGCGCAGTTGATACAGGTCGACCGCTCCGGTACCCTGCCGCGACTCCGGTTCAACACGAACGCGGCCCCACGCGATATCGCCGGGTCGGCACTGGTACTCGCAATCGCCTGCTACATGGGGTTCAGTGCGGGTGCCTCGAACGCGGCGAACGCGGTCGCCCCCCTCGTCGGCAACGGCGCGGTCAGCGTCGAGCAGGGCGTCCTCCTCGCCGTCGCCGCCATCAGCCTCGGCGGGTTCACCATCGCCAGACGCACCCTCGCGACGATTGGCGACGGCATCACCGACCTCCCCATCCTGGCGGCCCTCATCGTCTCCACGGTCGGGGCGACCATCATCACCATCCTCTCGTACTTCGGCATCCCCGCGAGCCTCGCGGTGAGCACGACGTGCTGTATCATCGGTCTAGGCTGGGGCCGGGCGAGCCGTGCCGTCACGCTCGCGGAACTCGCCACACCCCCGTCCAGCGACGAACCCGGGCCGAACCTCACCACCGACGCACTCGCCGCCCCGGCCCAAGACGACGGCCCCGCAGGCCAGACCGTGGGCGACCTCGCGGCCGGCGAGACTCCGGACACCGAGGACGAACCCGCGTCGGTCCCGCCCATCGGCGAGGAAGACGTCGAAGAGCTGACCAGCCAAGACCTGTTCGACCCGGCGGCGACGACCCGAATCGTCACCCTCTGGATTCTCACGCCCTCGCTGTCTGTCGTCGGGTCGTACCTCCTCTTTCTCCTCCTCCTCTGAGTCAGCTCTGGAGACACGCGTTGTCAGCAGTGCTACGTTCTCCGTCGTGGGTACTCGGTTTGTGGCGTCACATCGGGGACTCGCTTGCTGGACGTTCAGGGACTACAGCGACGGATTAGACGGCTTGTCGGTCATCGTAGCACTACGCTCTCCCTTGCGGGTACTCAGTCGTCGCCTACGTATCGGAGACTCACTTGCCGGCCGCTTGCTGTTTTAGTTGTGTGTTCTCAGGGTGTCATAGAACGGTTAGCACACCCATCTTCTGACCTCCCGAATCGCTCAATGCAGAGGATGGAGCCAGCGCGCTCAGGTCGGTTCCTCATCTGCCAGTCGTCAATAGACCGGCACACCACATCTGGATGGGTAGTGTGCCGATTATCTTGGCTTTATACTGAATCTGCCGGACTGTAACTCACCGGCCGGCGAACTCAGTCTTCCAGTCCGAGATCTGCGAACGAGTGTGTGTGGTGCCAGAAGGCCACCACTTCATCGACATCGAACGTGAGGACACCATCGGTCAATTCGATCGTGATGACACCATCTTCAATCTCCGTATCATGGAGATGCATCTCCAGTGGTTCGTCGAATTCTGAGACTGCGAGCATCAGTTCTCCCTTTGCTTCGAGTTCCGATTGTAGCTCTGCTGTTTCTACTACCATTGCATCTATCAATATGAGTTGTGGGAAAATAAAGATATATTATCGTTTTCAAAATCCTGTTTTCGCCGCAACGTTTTATTATCTGGAGTTCCGAGAGTGTTTGCCCAGTAGTATCTATTGTCTCGACCGGATCAGGCGATTTTGGCTTTGATGTGCGACGTACTGCATTCGCAGGCCCACTGAGCAGTCCGTTCAACTAGTTCTACAGTGAAAACAAGCCCTTGTGAATAGTTCTATGACGCCCTCTGTGGGTTCTACCAACGAGAGCCATGTTTGTCGTGTAGGGAGTATAGAAAAACAGAAATAGAGATTATACCGGCTATTGTATAAATGATAGAGAGGTCCCGCAGAAGATATTGACTAATAGTTTTTATCCAGCTTATACCATAGAATTGGGAGAATAAAACACCCAATATCATCACCATAGCGGTAATCTGTATCAGGTACGCGAATATTCCTGCTTTTCTCGGACCCATTAATCCGATATCATCAGACATTATACATTTTTGCTACGTCATATTTAAACAAATACCTTTGGGACCCTCAGAAAAAGGCCATTAGTCAAGTCTGTTGGCACTCGCTCAAACCATTCCGCTCCAATTGGTCGCGCCGTCGGCCCACTCGCTTGGTGGCCCTGATTGCTCCCTTTCGGGTACTCGGTCGTCGGTTCACGCCGGGGACTCGTTCACCGAAGCAGGCCCACACGTCGGCTATCGGCGGGTCGTTCTCGCGGGACACGACTGGACCCACGGGTTCCTCGACCTCGGCGCAGTCTTCGACGGCTTCGAGGTCAGCGGCTCTGTGGAGTTCTTCAGGTTAAGAGCGACATTGTTGCGGTCGAGCATCCGCGCTCGCCCGGCGAGCGCGGTTCACTCCGACGAACGTAGTGAGTCGGAGGTCCCGCATACCGTGCGAACGGGCACGAAGTGCCCGTGAGCAAAGAGTGGTTCGCGCGGAGCGCGAACCCGACGAAGTACAAAGTGGAGTGGGACCGCCGCGAACTCCCGCGCTCGTTCGCGTTCTCCCACGTTTCGGCTCGCAACACTCAGTCGCGAAGCTCCCTCGGTTGCGTCGCGTGAAAAGTGGGACCGCCGAGATTCGAACTCAGGTCCGACGCACCCCATGCGCCGAGGATACCGCTACCCCACGGTCCCGCACTCGGGGAGACGGGGGTCCCCGGATTAAGGGTGTC
This genomic window contains:
- the ilvD gene encoding dihydroxy-acid dehydratase, with translation MSQQHDQRPESGKPDDLPSNEVTEGPDKAPHRAMFRAMGYDDEDLSSPMVGVANPAADITPCNVHLDDVANSAYEGIDEGAGMPIEFGTITISDAISMGHEGMKASLISREVIADSVELVAFGERMDGLVTIGGCDKNMPGMMMASIRTDLPSVFLYGGSIMPGEHEGREITIQNMFEGVGAVATGEMTEDELDEMERNACPGAGACGGMFTANTMASISEALGFAPLGSASPPAENESRYDVAREAGELAVEVVRERRKPSDFLTRESFENAIALQVAVGGSTNAVLHLLAMAAEAGIDLDIEDFNRISRQTPKIANLQPGGERVMNDLHEVGGVPVVLKELLDAGHLHGDALTVTGNTLGEELDAYDPPAIADLDADFLHTVADPIHERGAIRILTGNLAPEGAVIKITGEDHLHHEGPVRVFEGEENAMQYVQEGNVESGDVLCIRNEGPRGGPGMREMLGVTSAVAGQGHAEDVALFTDGRFSGATRGFSIGHVAPEAFVGGPIAALEDGDTITIDIDDLEMSVDLSEAELEERLDARDQPEPNYTNGVLAKYGQTFDSAANGAVTNPGAKQD
- a CDS encoding arsinothricin resistance N-acetyltransferase ArsN1 family B, translated to MTFTLRPATAADAEAVRDIYAPVVRETAISFETEPPDSEEMAARIERKRARFPWLVCTREGTVVGYAYASPYRERAAYRWSVEVSVYVHADWRRHGVARGLYTSLLAALELLGYANAYAVIALPNPESVGFHESVGFEHVGTHHGVGYKHDAWHDVGHWELSVQSHGTDPPEPTPAATRRGSDAYRTAVAAGESGLGE
- a CDS encoding phage terminase large subunit family protein; its protein translation is MAPPSEPTADQRPKAVLFCPDCGHESHVTGDWEVRTSAGRETYVCPVCDAVLTTRHSERLAAD
- a CDS encoding DUF998 domain-containing protein, yielding MNDRLRRLAALGYVGPPVSLALLVLSTVLDPLFSWQSRSLSSIGEATGTPITATTADQLAFSLFNGGLLVAGLLGVGFAVVLWFETVTRLERVGVGLLAVTMLSNVGVAVAYLDGPFTGVHFVAALGVFFGLTVTLWVYGTALVRRTGGEHGLPSIWMANVHVLAWVVWMVAEALVFTGDGDTWTYFAVPEFVGAVLLGLWVVVQARRVRQSPGRGAHAGR
- a CDS encoding NADH-quinone oxidoreductase subunit D, whose amino-acid sequence is MSLEDPEPVRPPASDTGGGAVDYDALAALLGEAVIDREEHVNAEAFVVRPDEVRTVLSTLAEEAGFDHCSCVTAQEYPDRYETIYHLRKYDDPTQEVGVVVPTSTDAPVSQSGEAVYRTADWHEREAYDLVGIEYEGHPDLRRILLPETWQGHPLSRDYNQEQPQIVTLREHANPLEDDHPGDRADTMFLNIGPHHPSTHGVLHLRTVLDGEQVADVDPDIGYIHRCEEQMCQQCTYRHQIMPYPDRWDWVSSGLLNEWAYARAAEDLADIDVPEYAQVIRTLGAELSRMASHMVAVGTFALDVVGEFTVVFQYAFRDRELVLDLLEDLTGQRMMFNYFRLGGVAWDVPDPREAFFEKTRDFLDGLPEKLEEYHTLLSGNEIFQARCLDVGVLDPDVAKTYGCTGPVARGSGIDYDLRRDDPYGYYPELDWDVVTEPDGDVYARVLVRLRELEESARIVRQCIDLLEEWPEDDRTLQSNVPRTLKPDPDAEVYRAVEAAKGELGIYMRSDGTDTPARFKIRSPCFSNLQALPEMAAGEFIPDLVATLGSLDTIMGEVDR